The genomic interval TGGTTTTGAAATGTCTAAAAAAGGGAAAGGTGCATTGGCATTATCACTTGATTTAATATGCTCTGCTACTGGTGGGGTTATAGGGGTTTTATTACTGATTTTGGTTGCTCCCCCTCTTGCAAAATTTGCACTTAAATTTACTAATTATGAATACTTCTGGCTAGGTATATTTGGTTTAAGTATGAGTGCTGTATTGAGTAGAGGAAATTTGATAAAAGGGTTATCATCTGCATTATTAGGGTTGTTAATTGCAACTATTGGGATAGATGTTACGACTGGTTATCCACGCTTTACTTTTGGAAGTATTGAACTAATGGATGGAATAGGTTTTATACCTGCAATGATTGGGTTGTTTGGGATTTCAGAAGTTTTAAAAAGAATTCAGGGTAGTGAAAAAGATTTGGAATTGCCAGCAATAAATGAAAAGATCAAGCCTTCGCTTTTAGCAGCTTTCAAAATTATGATAAAAAAGTTTTTTATAGTAATAAAGTCAGCAATTATTGGGACGTTTGTGGGAGCATTGCCTGGGGCTGGTGCAGATATTGCCGCATGGGTGGCCTACGGAGTTGAAAAGAAAACATCAAAGAAAAGTGAAGAATTTGGAACGGGAATTGTTGAAGGAGTTATTGCACCTACAAGTGCTAATAATGCAGCACTTGGGGGTACTTGGATACCAGCCTTAGTTTTTGGAATACCTGGTGATACAATTACAGCAATTGTATTAGGTGCAATGTTAATGTATGGGTTAAGGCCTGGGCCTTTGATTTTTCAGGAAAACGGAGAGCTTATTAAAGGTTTATTTTTCATTGCTATACTTATTCAATTTTTGTTGATTGTTGTTGGTTATTTTGGAATCAGAGTTTATACCTATTTTTTAAAAATGAAAACTTCAGTTGTTCTAACGGCGGTTATTATGTTCTCAATGATTGGTTCTTATGCAATAAGGAACAGCTATTTTGATATTTACATAATGTTGATTTTTGGAATAATTGGATATCTGTTTGAAAAAATAGATGTGCCGTTAGCACCGATGATTTTGGGTATAATTCTTGGCCCAATGATTGAAGATAATTTAAGAGTAGGGCTTACTAAAACAGGTGGTAATTGGATGCCTTTTTTTACTAGACCAATTTCAATTGCTTTTATTGTATTGATATTTTTTGTCTTTTTTGGAACGTATATTGTTAAATTATTAAAAAAGTTCTTATGAGGTGATGTAAATATGAATGAAGTGAGAATTTACAAAAATATCTTCGAAGATTTTTTAAATGAAGAGTTGAACATCACGTTAGAAAATTATCTAAAAGTTTCGGAATTGGTTAATTTTAGTGGAGAACCTGAGAAGCATTTGAATTTTACTGATGTTTATATAGTTTTAGATGGAAATGCGGTTCTTTATTTTGGAAAAGAACTAGAATTAGAAGTCGAAGTTTCAGAAGGTGAATATAGAGGAAAAGCCATTAAAAATCCTCAAAAAATAGAGTTAGAAAAAAATACAGTGGTGATAATACCTGCAAATAATGCTCATAAATTGGATGTGCCAGATAAACTTAGATTGATTGTGTTGAAGCTAAAAATAAAGAATAATCTTTAAATATATTATAATCATTTATAATATAAAACACCCCAATTACTTAATTGTTCTCTATTTTTCATGGGGTGTTTTTTTTATTATATATTTATACAAACAACAAAAACAACTCAACTGGAAGTGCAATTATGTTATCTCTTTTAAACACAGTGTTTTTTGTTACCAGTATTCTTATATGCAAGTCAAAATATATAGATTCTTTATTTTTCCACCATGGATTTTGCCTATATACAGACGAAAAATCTATGTTCTTCGTCTCCTGAATTAAGCATATAGTTATTCTATTAACTAAATTGGGCCATACTTAGTCAAAAGACTGACCAAATTAGTACTGATTTAGTCATTTTAACAAAGGAAATGATACGAAGGCCCTTCGTATATGTTTAGAATAATAATAAAATATAACGCTTAATTTAACATTCCACTTCTTGCCAAAAACTTACAAAAAATTGTATCAAAAAACTAATAAAAAATAGTATAATAATATTAAAAGGATACAAAAAAAATTAAAACAATTAAGAAAAGAAAATATATATTAACAAAAAATTGAAAATATATTTGCAAGAAAACAACAAAAGAAACAAAAAAAAAACACTTTGTAAGTACCTGTCAAATTATACTTTTGAAAAACGTAATAAATAGTAAACATGAAGATTTTGAAAATAATTTAGGATGAAAGGTGTGAAGGGATGGAAACACACAATATAGAATATAAAGAGTCATTTGGTGATTCCGTACTAAAAGCAATATGTGAAATGGCAAATGCGAACGGTGGAGTCGTGATTGTTGGAATCTCAGATAATGGTACAGTTAAAGGACTAAAAATAACAAACAGAGATCTTGAGAAAATCACAGAAAAAATTGTCAGCAAACTGGGTATTCATCCCGAAATTGAACTGAAAGAGGAAAATGCAAAAACTATTTTGGTAATAAAAGTTTCTAAATCCAATGTCCCTATCTCTTTTAACGGTAGATATTATGAAAGAGTGGGAAACACAACAAGAGAAATGAAACCTGAGAAATTAAGATCATTTCTTCTCAGAGGTACAAACTGGGATTCTATTATAAATGAGAATGCGGAGTTTAACGAAATTGATGAAGAGACAGTAAGAATGTTTTTGAGAATGGCAAAAGCAAAGGGAAGACTCACCATATTTGATGAAAATGTGGATATAAAAACTCTTTTTGAACATTTGAAATTGACAGTAAATGGTAGATTGACAAATGGAGCAATAATACTATTTGGAAAAGACCCGCAAAAATATTTCATAAACGCTGTGTTGAGAGTTATAAGGTTGAAAAACGAGATAACACCTATTGGCGATAGATTTATTGATGGGAATCTTTTTAAACAGGTTGTAATGGGGGAAGAAGTAATTAAAAATTTCATAAATGTGAAATATGAGATTAAAAAACTTGTGAGAAAGGAAATATGGGATTATCCTTTAGAGGCGATAAGAGAGGCTCTACTTAATGCCTTGATTCACAGAGATTATTTTAGATGGAATGTTCAGACGCAGATAAAGATTTTTGACGATTATATATGGTTTTATAACATCGGTGGGTTACCGGAAGGTATTACACTCGAACAGTTAAAAGGACCTCATTCTTCTGTTCCAAGAAATCCTTTAATCGTACATATCTTTTATCTTGCTGGTTTTATAGAAGAAATGGGTTCAGGAACAGGAAGGATAATAGAAAGTATGAAATCAGCAGGACTTCCAGTACCTGAATTTAAAGAGGAAATGGGTGGATTTTCTGTTTATTTCAGAAAAGACATTTACACAGAGGAGTATTTGAAAGAACTTGGCCTAAATGAGAGGCAGATAAAAGCTGTTATGTATGTGAAAGAAAAAGGAAGAATAACGAATAGGGAATATCAGAAGTTAACAGGGATATCTCGACAGATGGTAACCATAGATTTAAAGCAGCTTGTAGAAAACGGAGTGTTTGTGAAGATTGGAAAAGCTGGTGCAGGTGTTGCCTACGAATTGACTAAATTGACTAAGGATTGACCAATAATTGACCAATAGATTGGTGAGGTGGTAATAAGGAAAACCTCCCAAAAAAGAATATAAAAATAAAGAATCTCTTCTATATCTTTCAGCCAAATATTTGAGAAAGTAGGAAGAAGCATTAGAATTTTATCCAAATAAAGCCGGATATGTTGTAAACTATTGACATTTTAATATTATGGTTTGGGGCAAATGAAGGGGAATATTTAAGGGGATAAAAGGATTACTGGCAGTGTAAAATAAAATTTTTAAACACAGTTATGGTTACAGAAAAAGAAGCTTGAACATAAGATTAGGAAAATTGGAATTGAAAAAGTCACAATGATAGCCGACGTTGAAGATGAACTCTTTTGGGGAAACTACGAATATGTTGGGACGAATAAACAAAGATCTAAAAAAACGTACTAAAGCAGTAGGAGCTTTTCCAAATGATGGGGCATTTTTAAGGTTAACTGTAGCAATTTTGCTTGATATTAGGAAAGAATGGTTACTTTAAAGGAGATACTTGGATATGGATTATTAATCTGTTTTAGAGTACAAAGTTATTTTTACAGAAATTTCTTAACAGAACCTTTTGTCTTACTGTTTAAGTGTTGCTGTAAATTTATGGTGTTTGTTATATCGAGAAATATGCACGAGAGCAAATGAAACAGCTACCTTTTAATACTAATTTATCTTTTAAAGTTTTTGATTTTATTTGAAAACACTTTGGTGAATTCCTCAACATTTTTCATACTTTTTCTGCAGTTGAAAATGTTCTTTTTAAATTATTAAATGCAATCCTTGGATCTACCAAAATACCTGGCCCGCCTATACAACCCCCATCACATGCCATCCCTTCAAATATTTCAACTTGTATTTTTCCCGACTTTATTTCTTTAAGAGTTTTCATACACTCGGATAAGCCGTTTGCTGAAACGATTTTTATATTTTCTGCTAAATCAGAAAAACCTTCTTTTTTAAGATAATACTTAACAGCGTTAGCGACTCCTCCTGTAGAGGCAAAATTCCAGCCATATGACGATGGTCCTTCAATACTTTCTTCTTCAAGAAGCATAGGTTCTATCTCAAATGCGGCAAAAAGAGCCCCTATTTCTTCAAATGTGAGTACATAATGTGGTATCCCATTTTTTTTAGCTTCCAGCTTTTTGGCTATACATGGACCTATAAATACTATTTCATAATCAGGGTATTTTTTCAAAATTTTTTGTGATAACATAACCATTGGTGACGGAATTGGAGAAATATTTTTGGAAAACTCTGGGAAAAGTTTTTTAACAAGCTGGACGAAAGCAGGACAACATGAAGTTAACATTAGTTCCCGAGTTTCAGCAAAATGCTTTGCTTCTTCTCTTGCTACCATGTCTGCTCCTTCGGCAACCTCAAATACTTCAAAGAAACCTAATTTTTTAAGTGCTGCCTTAAATTGTGCGACGGTAACTTTGCTTCCAAATTGCGAAACAGCTGAAGGAGCATAAATGGCAATTATCCTGTCATTGTTTAATAACTTGTGTGTTACCTGTAATATTTGAGAGGGGGTTTTAATTGCGCCAAAGGGACAAGCAATATAACATGCCCCACAATATGTACACTTTTCGTATAATATATCCATGTATCTCTCTTGTGTGGTTGAAATTGCTTTAGGAGCACAGGAAGATTCACATGGTCTTTCTAATTTTGTTATAGCGTGGTAAGGGCACGCAGATGAACATAATCCACAATTAACGCACTTACTATAATCAATTTTAGCTCTATTATCAATAATTGATATAGCACTTTTAGGACAAACACTCATACATGAATGTGCCAGACAATTCCTGCATAAATCTGTCACATAGTACTTTCCTCCTGGACATTCACTACAGATTTCTTCTATAGCATTTATAAACTTATCCGTTTCCAATAATTCTGAAGTACCTTCTATTATTGTATCTACATATGGTACTATTTCAAAAAGTTCTAAATCCTCAGACTTTGAATAGTCTAATCCTAAAATGAATTTTATGTGTTCTTTTACTATTTCTCTCTCGTAGAACATTAAAACCTTGTTTTCAAAGTTTTTTTCGGTTACAAAACGTTTAGGGAACTTAGCAAGTGATGTTTTTAGCTTCTTGTTTTTATAGGATTTCACTAATTCATAATACAGTTTACGCCTAAGTTTAATTACATTATTCAATACAAGCTTCCTCAAAAAATTACCTCCTTTCAGATAATATCTCTAATTAATTGATCTAGCATTTTAGGCGTAACATTTTCGTAATAATTTCCATTTATCTTTACAACCGGAGGCGTTTTAGCCTCATTACAAACATTAAAACAGGGACTAAATTTATAGTCGAGTTTGTTCTTGATTTTATCAGGTAAATTTTCTATCACTTCAACTAATGCATGAGACCCCATTATATGACACATAGTTCCCACACATATTTCTACTTTTATTTTCTCCATACTTAACCCTCCTTAATTTAATTAACTTATAACTTAAATCTATTTGAGATGTTTTTCACAAATATTATACGCCACAACTTAAACTCTATAGTTATTATTTATAGAAAAGTGCCATTGATTTTATGTAACATAATATTTTTGTGCAGTATTTTTCTTGGTAAATAGTTGTTTTAAATAACAGTCATTATAAATTTCTTGAATAAATTTTCACATTAAAAATTATATCACATTTTACTTTAAACTTTGTTTTTGTGTTTTTTAACCATTGCTCAACTAAATATTTGATTACATTGAATGTAAAAATTTGAAGGCAGCATCTTTTTGTATTTCAAACTTTTCTTATTAATTACTAAAGAATTGTAGTTTTTATATCGTGAAAATATATAATCTAAGCATTTTCATGTTGTTACCTTTCTTATAAATACCGTACTAATAAATATTATTGATATGAATTAAGAATGAAATATTTTAAAAAGCATAAATAACATTTTAATTAAATATCAGAATATCTATTGAATGTCTTTTACAATGTAAGCTTCAGAATTTCTCACAATTGATTCTATTAATTTTCTAATTTCGTTTTCTAATTGACTTTGTTTTTTACGTCTTTCTCCTTAGTTGGTTTGTTTTGTTATTTGTAACTATGTTTACATTTCTAAAATAAGAAGACCATATGCCGCTTTATGTTGGCATATGGTTCTTCCGTTATTTTCAGAGTCTGATGGTCACTGCTAATCTTAGTAATATTAAATTATAAAATCACTTCAAACTAACATATGTAATAGTATTGGCTGCCATAATCATCGTCATTAAGATAGCATTTAGGAAAGCAGCAGTATATACATTTCCAGTTTTTTTAAATAAATATTTCATATATACTGTTGCAACTAATAAAGTTGGAATAAGTGCAAATAACAATATACTTGTTAATGATTGGTCTGGGTAAAAGGCTCTTCCCGTTGCAAAGAGGAATCCATAGTGAAGTGATAAATAGACTACTAGTCCCCCAAACATTTGAGTAAAAGCTAACAAATATCCTTTCCATCCTTTAAATTGATTGGAAAGAGCATTTACTACTATTGTCATAACAAAGTAGAATATAAAATAAAGCGGAATATATCTAAGTGCAGCACTTAGATGCCAAGTTTCAAATGTTTTTATTGCCCAGGTCCATATCCTAAAATCAGTCTTGAAAATAAAATCTACAATATAAAGGACTAAATATGATAAGAAAACTGCAATGCTTACAGTAATCAGTGAAACAATAATTGATTTTGGGTTTACCAAGAATCCATAGTGCTTAGAACTTGCTCCTGCCGGTTTTTTTATGGTGAAATAGTTTATTAATTCTATTATTAATACTACCTCAGCAACTACAATTGCCCAATAAAGAATTTGATTAGTTGTTGGTTGATTAAAATAACTGCTTAATTTGAACATTTTATTTGAGTAAATAATAGTTAATAACAAACTTAGATTTGCTAAAACTATTAAAATTGTTCCCAGGATTGTAGATTTAGCTTTTTCTTTTCTTCTTAAAGCAACAATTATTCCAATTATTGCCGAAGCAATCATTAATGTTATTGAAGAATATTTCAGAATATCCATGCCAACTCCTTTTTTGTCCATCAACGTTGGAAAGAATAGTGCAGGAAATGACATAGCAAATATGGTTAAAATCCATAAAATTGCTCCTGATTTTTTTGAAAACTTGCCTTTAAAAGTTTCAACTGGTTTGGTTTTTAGCAAAGAGAAAAATGGTAAGTTCATAAGTAGCAAAATTAATGCAACTGGTAACATAAAGAAACCAATAAGTCCAAGAAATTCAGAATATTCTTTTAAAAACCAAATTTGATTTGTTTTGGGTAAATCAAGATTTAATAAATCGGTATATTTTGCAAATGCACGTGAATAAAATTCAATCTGATGTCCTGTAGTAGTGTAAGAGAAATGATTCCATGGATGAATTTCATATGGTTCGAAAATTACTCTTAAAGCTCCATTTTTTAAAGTGTAAAAAGTATCTTGCTTTGGCTCAGGAGGATTACCTAGAAATGCTTTCCCTTCAGCTGTTTTAACATAATCTTTAAAGACAACTGTTTCACCAGTTTTCCAAGCCTCTGGATCAAAGAAAAAGTCATCATAATGTGCAGCTACGATTCCGATTGGTCTAGGTCCATATGCTTGAAATGCTACATCAGCCGTTACTCCAATATAACTTGAAATGCTATAGTCTGAAGCCATTGGTAATCCAGCATATATTTTTCTAATACCAGTTTGTGCA from Thermosipho atlanticus DSM 15807 carries:
- a CDS encoding tripartite tricarboxylate transporter permease, which translates into the protein MNYILAALQPNVLLPLLISMFFGIFVGGMPGLTATMAVALIIPITYYMPPLAALAMILGASFSSIFAGDIPATFLRIPGTPASGAAVLDGFEMSKKGKGALALSLDLICSATGGVIGVLLLILVAPPLAKFALKFTNYEYFWLGIFGLSMSAVLSRGNLIKGLSSALLGLLIATIGIDVTTGYPRFTFGSIELMDGIGFIPAMIGLFGISEVLKRIQGSEKDLELPAINEKIKPSLLAAFKIMIKKFFIVIKSAIIGTFVGALPGAGADIAAWVAYGVEKKTSKKSEEFGTGIVEGVIAPTSANNAALGGTWIPALVFGIPGDTITAIVLGAMLMYGLRPGPLIFQENGELIKGLFFIAILIQFLLIVVGYFGIRVYTYFLKMKTSVVLTAVIMFSMIGSYAIRNSYFDIYIMLIFGIIGYLFEKIDVPLAPMILGIILGPMIEDNLRVGLTKTGGNWMPFFTRPISIAFIVLIFFVFFGTYIVKLLKKFL
- a CDS encoding ATP-binding protein; translated protein: METHNIEYKESFGDSVLKAICEMANANGGVVIVGISDNGTVKGLKITNRDLEKITEKIVSKLGIHPEIELKEENAKTILVIKVSKSNVPISFNGRYYERVGNTTREMKPEKLRSFLLRGTNWDSIINENAEFNEIDEETVRMFLRMAKAKGRLTIFDENVDIKTLFEHLKLTVNGRLTNGAIILFGKDPQKYFINAVLRVIRLKNEITPIGDRFIDGNLFKQVVMGEEVIKNFINVKYEIKKLVRKEIWDYPLEAIREALLNALIHRDYFRWNVQTQIKIFDDYIWFYNIGGLPEGITLEQLKGPHSSVPRNPLIVHIFYLAGFIEEMGSGTGRIIESMKSAGLPVPEFKEEMGGFSVYFRKDIYTEEYLKELGLNERQIKAVMYVKEKGRITNREYQKLTGISRQMVTIDLKQLVENGVFVKIGKAGAGVAYELTKLTKD
- a CDS encoding monomeric [FeFe] hydrogenase — its product is MRKLVLNNVIKLRRKLYYELVKSYKNKKLKTSLAKFPKRFVTEKNFENKVLMFYEREIVKEHIKFILGLDYSKSEDLELFEIVPYVDTIIEGTSELLETDKFINAIEEICSECPGGKYYVTDLCRNCLAHSCMSVCPKSAISIIDNRAKIDYSKCVNCGLCSSACPYHAITKLERPCESSCAPKAISTTQERYMDILYEKCTYCGACYIACPFGAIKTPSQILQVTHKLLNNDRIIAIYAPSAVSQFGSKVTVAQFKAALKKLGFFEVFEVAEGADMVAREEAKHFAETRELMLTSCCPAFVQLVKKLFPEFSKNISPIPSPMVMLSQKILKKYPDYEIVFIGPCIAKKLEAKKNGIPHYVLTFEEIGALFAAFEIEPMLLEEESIEGPSSYGWNFASTGGVANAVKYYLKKEGFSDLAENIKIVSANGLSECMKTLKEIKSGKIQVEIFEGMACDGGCIGGPGILVDPRIAFNNLKRTFSTAEKV
- a CDS encoding NAD(P)H-dependent oxidoreductase subunit E — protein: MEKIKVEICVGTMCHIMGSHALVEVIENLPDKIKNKLDYKFSPCFNVCNEAKTPPVVKINGNYYENVTPKMLDQLIRDII
- a CDS encoding serine aminopeptidase domain-containing protein — translated: MEVNRKNTGKKLIMVSLILIILGSFLAQMFNTSFYNVKVTRIKFDTENGTLSGLLYMPKDANSSNPKPTIITTHGYLNSAEMQDAAAIEMSRRGFVVLALDMYEHGHSLYGKEYNASGAFFTFWPVSLYDAVQYMYKQDYVLKDENGNGIIGVAGHSMGGFSTTMAIVKDEQDFAQTGIRKIYAGLPMASDYSISSYIGVTADVAFQAYGPRPIGIVAAHYDDFFFDPEAWKTGETVVFKDYVKTAEGKAFLGNPPEPKQDTFYTLKNGALRVIFEPYEIHPWNHFSYTTTGHQIEFYSRAFAKYTDLLNLDLPKTNQIWFLKEYSEFLGLIGFFMLPVALILLLMNLPFFSLLKTKPVETFKGKFSKKSGAILWILTIFAMSFPALFFPTLMDKKGVGMDILKYSSITLMIASAIIGIIVALRRKEKAKSTILGTILIVLANLSLLLTIIYSNKMFKLSSYFNQPTTNQILYWAIVVAEVVLIIELINYFTIKKPAGASSKHYGFLVNPKSIIVSLITVSIAVFLSYLVLYIVDFIFKTDFRIWTWAIKTFETWHLSAALRYIPLYFIFYFVMTIVVNALSNQFKGWKGYLLAFTQMFGGLVVYLSLHYGFLFATGRAFYPDQSLTSILLFALIPTLLVATVYMKYLFKKTGNVYTAAFLNAILMTMIMAANTITYVSLK